DNA sequence from the Verrucomicrobiia bacterium genome:
ACCAATGAATCGGTAACGGTCGGGGCAGGGGACGATTGCGCCGTGCTGGACCTTGGCCTGAAGGACCAGTCTGTCCTCTTCAAGACCGATGCTGTGGTGGAGGGCGTCCACTTCACCGCTGAAACGGAACCTGAGCGCATCGGTCACAAAGCTTTGGGCCGCTGCCTGAGCGACATCGCCGCCATGGGTGGCACGCCGACTCATGCACTTGTCACGTTAGGCTTGCCGAAGGATTACGACCCCGAACGCATCTCGCAGATTTATCGTGGCATGAGCGCGCTGGCCTTGCGGTATAATGTCGCCATCGTCGGCGGCGAGACTACGACGAATCCCGGATGTCTGCTCATCTCCGTGGCTCTCCTCGGTACCGTGAAGAAAGATAAAGCGGCCTTACGCAAGGGTGCTCAAGTGGGCGATGCCATTTTCGTCACGGGAAACTTGGGCGGTTCGCTTTCGGGCAAACATCTGGATTTCGAACCGCGCCTTGCCGAAGGCCGTTGGCTGATGGAAAACTTTTCCCTCTCCTCGATGATGGATGTGAGCGATGGCCTCGCCGGTGATCTTCGCCACATCATGAAGCAAAGCGGCGTGGGTGCATTGCTCTTCGCCGCGATGATTCCTGTGAGCCGAGAAGCAAAAGTGAAGGCTCGCGAAAAAACTATCGCCAAGCCCGCCATCCTTGCGGCACTGACTGATGGGGAAGATTTCGAACTGCTGTTCACGCTGCCTCCTAACGAAGCCGTGAAGCTCAAAGACGCATGGAAAGAGCAGTTCCCCAATCTGCCCCTGAGCTGCATTGGTAAAATCACCAAGCAACCCGGTCTGCATCTGAAGGATGAGCGGGGTGTCCGCGAATTACACGACCATGGCTACGTGCATCACGCGCAGTCCTGAAGAGACTTTCGCTCTCGGGCAGAAATGGTCGCAAACCCTGCACGCAGGAGATGTCATCGCGCTCGTTGGCGACTTGGGCGCGGGCAAGACACAGTTGGCGAAAGGCATTGCTTCCGGCTTGGGCTACGGTAAGCGCGTGCAATCGCCGACCTTTGCACTCATCAACGAATACTTGGTCGCAGACTTGATCATCTATCACCTCGACCTTTATCGCTTAGATACGAAGCATGATGTGCTCGTGGCTGGACTGGATGAATTTCTTATCCAACCTAACGGCATCACCTTGGTAGAATGGCCTGAGCGTTGGTTCAGTTCAGAGTTCTTTGCGCTGAATGCGGAGAAGGATGGTTTCGTAGTTAAACCGGAAGCCAATGTAAGGCGTTTAGTGTTCGAGACATTAGGTGAGACGGAACGGCGGGTAGTCTATGAAGATTTTGGCGTTTGAGTTTTCGAGCAATCATCGCAGCGTTGCCGCCGTGGAAGGCGAAGCAGCGACGGGGTTTCGCTTCTTGGCGGAAGCCGTCGAGGCGACCACTCGTCACACTCCCGCATTTCGTCTGGCGGATGACGTGCTGGTCAAGTCCGGTTGGCAAAAGGGTGATGTGAACTGCATGGCCGTTTGCCTCGGCCCCGGTTCCTATACGGGCATCCGCATGTCCCTCGCCATCGCGCAAGGCTGGCAGATCATGACCGGGGGAAAAGTCTGCGGCATTGATACCCCCAGCTGTCTCGCTGAGCAGATCTGGCGCGGTGGTGAACGCGGCACCATCGTGCTGGCGATCGATGCTATGCGCGGCGAGTTCTACGCCGCCGAATTTCAGTTGGGTGAAGCTGGGTGGAAGCAATTGAACGATCTTCGTATCACTACGAAGGAAGAGCTGGAAGCATATCAATCAGCGGGCAAGAAAGTCTTGGGCCCTGATTTGCAGAAAGCATTTCCCAGCGCGATTCCTCTCTACGCCAACGCCGCGATCGTGGCCGAACTCGCTGTGAATCGCGGCGAATTCAAACCCGCGAATGAATTGGAACCGATCTATCTACGTGAAGTCAGCTTCGTGAAAAGTCCGCCAACGCGTAAATGAGTTTATTTCCCGAACTCCAGATACCCGAATTTGCTCGGCTGATGAAAGCTCGGTAGGCGGGTGGGGGACCAGCTCAGTTGCAGTTCAGGATTATTCTTTCCGCGTGAGAAGCGATAGAAGTTCGCGCGCCACACTGTTCCTGGCTTGGGAGCAGTTAGATTAAAATCAGAGAACGGGATGGCCGCTTCTACAGTCCACGACTTATCTTCGTCCTTCGCATTTGCCACCGTGCCATCGACTTTCACAGCACTGCGCATGCCCTTGGCGGTATAGCCCCACTCGCCATCGATCTTCTTGGAGATACCATCAGGCCCGAGCGTGTTGTGGATGATCGCATCGAAGACTGCGCCCAGCGGATTCCATTGCAGTTCATAATATTTATCCAGCTTGTCCGGTGCGAGGAACAGTTCTGCGACTTCTTCGTTCCAGAACATGCTGTCGCGATTCGTGAACGTCCCCTGAATGTCCTTGTCCGTGCAGACCCAGCTCAGATAAAGAGCCGTATCGTCATACCACACGCGCACTTCAGTGCCTTCGGAATCTTTTCCCTCACCACGATTCGGTGTCAGTGGATTCAACACCAATGCCTTTTTCCAAACCGCCTCATCCAGCTTGCCATCCAGGGTCAATTTACCAGACAGCTTCGGCACTACCGCACGTGCAGGTGTCGTGGCTGTAGCTGGTGTAGGAGCTTGGGAGACAGCGGTGGATGCGCAACCGGCACTGAGTAGCGCACATGCGAGAAAGAGGGCAGAGCAATATCTCATGGCAGTTGTTGGGTTGCTGTGAAGAGTTGGTCGAGCGTGTGCTCTTGTCAATGCTGGCCTCCGCA
Encoded proteins:
- a CDS encoding thiamine-phosphate kinase, which produces MNEFELIAKLTKTLPTNESVTVGAGDDCAVLDLGLKDQSVLFKTDAVVEGVHFTAETEPERIGHKALGRCLSDIAAMGGTPTHALVTLGLPKDYDPERISQIYRGMSALALRYNVAIVGGETTTNPGCLLISVALLGTVKKDKAALRKGAQVGDAIFVTGNLGGSLSGKHLDFEPRLAEGRWLMENFSLSSMMDVSDGLAGDLRHIMKQSGVGALLFAAMIPVSREAKVKAREKTIAKPAILAALTDGEDFELLFTLPPNEAVKLKDAWKEQFPNLPLSCIGKITKQPGLHLKDERGVRELHDHGYVHHAQS
- the tsaE gene encoding tRNA (adenosine(37)-N6)-threonylcarbamoyltransferase complex ATPase subunit type 1 TsaE: MATCITRSPEETFALGQKWSQTLHAGDVIALVGDLGAGKTQLAKGIASGLGYGKRVQSPTFALINEYLVADLIIYHLDLYRLDTKHDVLVAGLDEFLIQPNGITLVEWPERWFSSEFFALNAEKDGFVVKPEANVRRLVFETLGETERRVVYEDFGV
- the tsaB gene encoding tRNA (adenosine(37)-N6)-threonylcarbamoyltransferase complex dimerization subunit type 1 TsaB, producing the protein MKILAFEFSSNHRSVAAVEGEAATGFRFLAEAVEATTRHTPAFRLADDVLVKSGWQKGDVNCMAVCLGPGSYTGIRMSLAIAQGWQIMTGGKVCGIDTPSCLAEQIWRGGERGTIVLAIDAMRGEFYAAEFQLGEAGWKQLNDLRITTKEELEAYQSAGKKVLGPDLQKAFPSAIPLYANAAIVAELAVNRGEFKPANELEPIYLREVSFVKSPPTRK
- a CDS encoding carbohydrate-binding family 9-like protein, whose translation is MRYCSALFLACALLSAGCASTAVSQAPTPATATTPARAVVPKLSGKLTLDGKLDEAVWKKALVLNPLTPNRGEGKDSEGTEVRVWYDDTALYLSWVCTDKDIQGTFTNRDSMFWNEEVAELFLAPDKLDKYYELQWNPLGAVFDAIIHNTLGPDGISKKIDGEWGYTAKGMRSAVKVDGTVANAKDEDKSWTVEAAIPFSDFNLTAPKPGTVWRANFYRFSRGKNNPELQLSWSPTRLPSFHQPSKFGYLEFGK